A genomic region of uncultured Fusobacterium sp. contains the following coding sequences:
- a CDS encoding Nif3-like dinuclear metal center hexameric protein has product MITKDIIKELEKSFPRELAEEWDNVGLLVGNNKREVKKIQLSLDATEEAIDNAIKNEVDMLITHHPMIFKGIKKIDYSEVLGRKIIKLIENKINLYTLHTNLDSAEEGLNTYLLKELGIYESKIIDENINFKDSGIGRVYKLKEKCSIDEYIYLLKSKLEIENVKFIGNKEKEIKKIAFINGSGMSYWRKVKKLDVDLFITGDIGYHEALDAKESGLNLIDIGHFEGERCFVKLLKTYFEKMNIDVIIYNDGPIFKTY; this is encoded by the coding sequence ATGATAACTAAAGATATTATAAAAGAGTTAGAAAAAAGTTTCCCAAGAGAATTAGCAGAAGAGTGGGATAATGTTGGTTTATTAGTTGGAAATAATAAAAGAGAGGTAAAAAAGATTCAACTTTCATTAGATGCAACAGAAGAAGCTATAGATAATGCTATAAAAAATGAAGTTGATATGTTGATAACACATCATCCAATGATTTTTAAAGGAATAAAGAAAATTGATTATTCTGAAGTTTTAGGTAGAAAAATTATAAAATTAATTGAAAATAAGATAAATTTATATACTTTACATACTAATTTAGATTCTGCAGAAGAGGGGTTAAATACTTATCTTTTGAAAGAATTAGGGATTTATGAATCAAAAATTATAGATGAAAATATAAATTTTAAAGATTCTGGAATAGGGAGAGTTTATAAATTAAAAGAAAAGTGTTCAATTGATGAGTATATCTACTTATTAAAATCAAAATTAGAAATAGAAAATGTAAAATTTATAGGAAATAAAGAAAAAGAGATAAAAAAAATTGCTTTTATCAATGGTTCAGGAATGAGTTATTGGAGAAAAGTTAAAAAATTAGATGTGGATTTATTTATTACTGGAGATATAGGATATCACGAAGCTTTAGATGCTAAAGAGAGTGGCTTAAATTTAATAGATATAGGACATTTTGAAGGAGAGAGATGTTTTGTAAAACTTTTGAAAACATACTTTGAAAAAATGAATATTGATGTTATAATTTATAACGATGGTCCTATTTTTAAAACTTACTAA
- the dnaG gene encoding DNA primase: protein MKYKSEDIDLLIDSLKIEEVVGEFVELKKTGANYKGLCPFHPDTTPSFMVSPSKNICKCFVCGAGGNPVSFYSQYKKISFGEAIEELSKKYNIPITGVKSNFKNQENYKKYYEIMESAYNFYKDNIFSNQGRIALDYLAKRQLNPKMIKENGLGFASNKWSELNDYLIGKGYESKDLITLGLVKEGENGNNYDAFRNRIIFPIYSVKGEVIAFGGRTLEKDKEIPKYINSPDTPIFKKGKNLYGLERSGIIRKKNYAILMEGYMDVLSANLYGFDVALAPLGTALTEEQGVILKRYTSNILLSFDSDLPGQAATERAGLILKSLGFNIRVLQLEGAKDPDEYLKEYGKESFLKCVKNSIEIFDFLFRYYSKEYDFSNMMSKQNFVNRFKDFFQCVESELEKTLYLDRLSKELNIDKEILKEILIDKNRKKSRKFDEDLVNINIGKKEEIINRVERYTLFLILVRKEYFEYFKDKKVRGSLTLKVFEYLNQNVDENIIFNFPEKIELSSDELEEWKLLICSLIEDGSDEKKIEELLKETFLSWFKQEMEESYRKAKEMDLVSGLILTNKIKQLEINLNKIVDFVKIQEAYSEFRKLLINL, encoded by the coding sequence ATGAAATATAAATCAGAAGATATAGACCTACTCATTGATTCTTTAAAGATAGAAGAGGTAGTAGGTGAGTTTGTAGAATTAAAAAAAACAGGGGCTAATTATAAAGGATTATGTCCTTTTCATCCAGATACTACTCCTTCTTTTATGGTAAGTCCCAGTAAAAATATATGTAAATGTTTCGTATGTGGTGCAGGAGGAAATCCAGTATCTTTTTACTCACAGTATAAGAAAATAAGTTTTGGTGAAGCTATAGAGGAGCTTTCTAAAAAATATAATATTCCAATAACAGGAGTAAAATCAAATTTTAAAAATCAAGAAAATTATAAGAAATACTATGAAATTATGGAGAGTGCTTATAATTTTTATAAGGATAATATTTTTTCAAATCAAGGTAGAATAGCTTTAGATTATCTTGCTAAAAGACAGCTAAATCCTAAAATGATAAAAGAAAATGGTTTAGGTTTTGCCTCTAATAAATGGAGTGAATTAAATGATTACCTTATAGGAAAAGGATATGAAAGTAAAGATTTAATAACTTTAGGATTGGTAAAAGAGGGAGAAAATGGAAATAACTATGATGCCTTTAGAAATAGGATAATCTTTCCTATTTATTCAGTAAAGGGGGAAGTTATAGCTTTTGGAGGTAGAACTTTAGAAAAGGATAAAGAGATACCTAAATATATAAACTCTCCAGACACTCCAATCTTTAAAAAAGGAAAAAATCTTTATGGATTAGAGCGAAGTGGAATAATAAGAAAGAAAAACTATGCTATTTTAATGGAAGGATATATGGATGTTCTTTCAGCGAATTTATATGGATTTGATGTTGCATTAGCACCTTTAGGAACAGCCTTAACAGAGGAACAAGGAGTAATTCTTAAAAGATATACTTCAAATATACTTTTATCTTTTGACTCAGATTTGCCAGGACAAGCAGCTACCGAAAGAGCTGGATTAATATTAAAAAGCTTAGGATTTAATATTAGAGTCTTGCAACTAGAGGGAGCAAAAGACCCTGATGAATACTTAAAAGAATATGGAAAAGAAAGCTTTTTAAAGTGTGTAAAAAACTCCATAGAAATATTTGATTTTCTTTTTAGATATTATTCTAAAGAGTATGATTTTAGCAATATGATGTCTAAACAAAATTTTGTAAATAGATTTAAAGATTTTTTCCAATGTGTAGAGAGTGAACTAGAAAAAACTTTGTATTTGGATAGATTATCAAAAGAATTAAATATAGATAAAGAGATATTAAAAGAGATTTTAATAGATAAAAATAGAAAAAAATCAAGGAAATTCGATGAAGATTTAGTAAATATAAATATAGGGAAAAAAGAGGAAATTATAAATAGAGTAGAAAGGTATACTTTATTTTTAATTTTAGTTAGAAAAGAGTACTTTGAATATTTTAAAGATAAAAAAGTTAGAGGATCACTTACTTTAAAAGTGTTTGAATATTTGAACCAAAATGTAGATGAGAATATTATTTTTAATTTTCCAGAGAAGATAGAGTTAAGTAGTGATGAATTAGAGGAATGGAAATTACTCATCTGTTCTTTAATAGAGGATGGTTCTGATGAAAAGAAGATAGAGGAATTGTTGAAAGAGACTTTTTTATCTTGGTTTAAACAGGAAATGGAAGAAAGTTATAGAAAAGCAAAAGAGATGGATTTGGTTTCAGGGCTTATTTTAACAAATAAGATAAAACAATTAGAAATAAATTTAAATAAAATTGTTGATTTTGTTAAAATACAGGAAGCGTATAGTGAATTTAGAAAATTATTAATTAATCTATAG
- a CDS encoding sigma-70 family RNA polymerase sigma factor gives MEKINVMDFEKDILKKYYDDEMFLEFLNENAKKELVLDYSKLGLKELEDEDLDTLGEESVMDYLEEVSSIIPKEELEGDDFIVQNLPIVASIAFNYLREGVAYLDVVQEGTMGLIKGIEAYKGEIHGDFDNFKKYWIIREIVLFINNKIMDIKNEFKSFFKDKRENFGKVEHEHEHEKDEVYLTEEDLLPSLESIDKREKLMERTIDFLALKNRLSARQIEVLNYYFGFGVDRRYSIFEIEEKLGINKGEGEVIFEQALLILSTMEGKMFL, from the coding sequence ATGGAAAAAATAAATGTAATGGATTTTGAAAAAGATATCTTAAAAAAATATTATGATGATGAGATGTTTTTAGAGTTTTTAAATGAAAATGCCAAAAAAGAACTAGTTTTAGATTATTCAAAATTGGGATTAAAAGAATTAGAAGATGAAGATTTAGATACTTTAGGAGAAGAGAGTGTCATGGATTACCTTGAGGAAGTTTCAAGTATAATTCCTAAAGAGGAGCTTGAGGGAGATGATTTTATAGTCCAAAATCTACCTATTGTGGCTTCAATTGCCTTTAATTACTTAAGAGAGGGTGTAGCCTACTTAGATGTTGTCCAAGAGGGGACAATGGGGCTTATAAAGGGAATAGAAGCTTATAAAGGGGAAATACATGGAGACTTTGATAATTTTAAAAAATATTGGATAATAAGAGAGATAGTTTTATTCATAAATAACAAAATAATGGATATAAAAAATGAATTTAAAAGTTTCTTTAAAGATAAAAGAGAAAATTTTGGAAAAGTGGAACATGAACATGAGCATGAAAAGGATGAAGTATATTTAACAGAAGAGGACTTACTTCCTAGTTTAGAATCGATAGATAAAAGAGAAAAATTAATGGAAAGAACTATAGATTTTTTAGCATTAAAAAATAGGTTAAGTGCAAGACAAATAGAAGTATTAAACTATTATTTTGGTTTTGGAGTTGATAGAAGATATTCTATTTTTGAAATAGAAGAGAAATTAGGAATAAATAAAGGAGAGGGAGAAGTTATTTTCGAACAAGCTTTATTAATTCTTTCAACAATGGAAGGAAAGATGTTTTTATGA
- the rpoD gene encoding RNA polymerase sigma factor RpoD — MREFIKNEKVLALVRKAMENKCITYEEINDGLKDDFPVEKIEQLITGMMDQGIEIVRQEDIEKSKKLAKATKTKKTKEVAPKKTTKKKEKEKEFEEEVVEEDKFDDFKDDDIDIFEKDDFDEDDFDDVLDGKLDDFDDDFDHFNPDDLEDISDDDYISDDLFTLSGDMKVDEPIKMYLREIGQIPLLSHDEELEYAKRALEGDEWASQQLIEANLRLVVSIAKKHTNRGLKLLDLIQEGNIGLMKAVEKFEYTKGYKFSTYATWWIRQAITRAIADQGRTIRIPVHMIETINKIKKEARIYLQETGKDATPEVLAERLGMEIEKVKAIQEMNQDPISLETPVGSEEDSELGDFVEDNKMLNPYELTNRSLLREQLDGVLNSLSSREEKVLRYRYGLDDGSPKTLEEVGKIFKVTRERIRQIEVKALRKLRHPSRRKKLEDFKV, encoded by the coding sequence ATGAGAGAGTTTATAAAAAACGAAAAAGTTCTTGCCTTAGTTAGAAAAGCTATGGAAAATAAGTGTATCACTTATGAAGAGATCAATGATGGTTTAAAAGATGATTTTCCAGTAGAAAAGATAGAACAATTGATTACAGGGATGATGGATCAAGGAATTGAGATAGTAAGACAAGAAGATATCGAAAAGAGTAAAAAACTCGCAAAGGCTACAAAAACAAAGAAAACAAAAGAGGTAGCCCCTAAGAAAACTACTAAGAAAAAAGAGAAAGAAAAAGAATTTGAAGAGGAAGTTGTTGAAGAGGATAAATTTGATGACTTCAAAGATGATGATATAGATATATTTGAAAAAGATGATTTTGATGAAGATGATTTTGATGATGTCCTAGATGGAAAATTAGATGACTTTGATGATGATTTTGATCATTTTAATCCTGATGATTTAGAAGATATAAGTGATGATGACTATATAAGTGATGATCTTTTTACTCTTTCAGGAGATATGAAAGTTGATGAGCCAATAAAAATGTACTTACGTGAAATAGGACAAATCCCTTTATTAAGTCACGATGAAGAGTTAGAGTATGCAAAAAGAGCCCTTGAAGGAGACGAATGGGCTAGTCAACAACTTATAGAAGCAAACTTAAGACTAGTTGTTAGTATAGCTAAAAAACATACTAATAGAGGTTTAAAACTACTTGATTTAATTCAAGAAGGAAACATAGGACTTATGAAAGCAGTTGAAAAATTTGAGTATACTAAAGGATATAAATTTTCAACATATGCTACTTGGTGGATAAGACAAGCTATAACTAGAGCTATTGCAGATCAAGGTAGAACAATCAGAATACCTGTTCATATGATAGAAACTATTAACAAAATTAAAAAAGAAGCTAGAATCTATCTACAAGAAACAGGAAAAGATGCAACTCCTGAAGTGCTAGCTGAAAGACTTGGAATGGAAATTGAAAAAGTTAAAGCTATTCAAGAGATGAACCAAGATCCAATTTCATTAGAAACACCAGTAGGAAGTGAAGAGGACAGTGAATTAGGAGATTTCGTTGAAGATAACAAAATGTTAAATCCATATGAATTAACAAATAGATCTCTATTAAGAGAACAATTAGATGGTGTTTTAAATAGTTTAAGTAGCAGAGAAGAAAAAGTTTTAAGATATAGATATGGTCTTGATGATGGTTCTCCAAAAACTCTAGAAGAAGTAGGAAAAATATTCAAAGTAACTAGAGAGAGAATAAGACAAATTGAAGTTAAAGCTTTAAGAAAATTAAGACATCCTAGTAGAAGAAAAAAATTAGAGGATTTTAAAGTTTAA